One genomic region from Halomicrobium zhouii encodes:
- a CDS encoding HVO_0758 family zinc finger protein, translating into MKSVRKGLRAGDIEKDTYERLACADCEEALATENDPDQVGKVRVCPECGTEWKEVG; encoded by the coding sequence ATGAAATCTGTGCGCAAGGGGCTCCGGGCAGGGGATATCGAGAAGGACACCTACGAGCGCCTGGCCTGCGCCGACTGCGAGGAGGCGCTCGCAACGGAGAACGACCCGGACCAGGTTGGCAAGGTCCGCGTCTGTCCCGAGTGCGGCACGGAGTGGAAGGAAGTCGGCTGA
- a CDS encoding glycosyltransferase family protein has translation MEYVQERIATLHDFDGTVPAAPTDRAAVVVPLTERDHASLAAERVFSRLERVDPARVYVALRAAPGQLRDVVRWVDSFDLEGEVLWCNAPAVESRLDERGLGGDAGKGRDPGKGRDVWLALGVAARHDYVVVHDADATTYSVAHVPKLLFPLANGFQFSKGYYARVENGRLYGRLFRLFVRPLLRALDAETDHLLVDYLLAFRYALAGEFAATSEVVRSLRVQPGWGLEIGTLGDAFDAAGFEGSAQVDLGTHEHDHRAVGGPEGLGDMCAEVGAALFRALAERGVDLDYDALSAAYRDVARATIDQYAADAAFNGLAYDPSGERDQVDQYAAAVRAPGEDRRLPAWNDCELDPETVRELSNGAIDEATAD, from the coding sequence ATGGAGTACGTCCAGGAGCGGATCGCGACGCTCCACGACTTCGACGGGACCGTGCCGGCCGCCCCCACCGACCGGGCCGCCGTCGTCGTCCCCCTCACGGAGCGGGACCACGCCAGCCTCGCCGCCGAACGCGTCTTCTCGCGGCTCGAACGGGTCGACCCCGCGCGCGTGTACGTCGCCCTGCGGGCCGCGCCGGGCCAGCTCCGCGACGTCGTCCGGTGGGTCGACAGCTTCGACCTCGAGGGGGAGGTGCTGTGGTGCAACGCGCCGGCGGTCGAGTCCCGCCTCGACGAGCGCGGACTGGGCGGGGACGCGGGGAAGGGGCGAGACCCAGGAAAGGGACGGGACGTCTGGCTGGCGCTGGGCGTCGCCGCGCGCCACGACTACGTCGTCGTCCACGACGCGGACGCGACGACGTACTCCGTGGCCCACGTGCCGAAACTCCTCTTCCCGCTGGCCAACGGCTTCCAGTTCTCCAAGGGGTACTACGCCCGCGTGGAGAACGGGCGACTCTACGGCCGCCTCTTCCGGCTGTTCGTCCGGCCGCTGCTCCGGGCGCTCGACGCGGAGACCGACCACCTGCTCGTCGACTACCTGCTGGCGTTTCGCTACGCGCTGGCCGGCGAGTTCGCCGCGACGAGCGAGGTGGTCCGCTCGCTCCGCGTCCAGCCCGGCTGGGGCCTGGAGATCGGGACGCTCGGTGACGCCTTCGACGCGGCGGGCTTCGAGGGTTCTGCGCAGGTCGACCTCGGGACCCACGAGCACGACCACCGCGCCGTCGGCGGGCCGGAGGGGCTGGGCGACATGTGCGCCGAGGTCGGCGCGGCGCTGTTCCGCGCCCTCGCCGAGCGCGGCGTCGACCTGGACTACGACGCGCTGTCGGCCGCATACCGCGACGTCGCCCGGGCGACTATCGACCAGTACGCCGCCGACGCGGCGTTCAACGGCCTGGCGTACGATCCGTCTGGCGAGCGCGACCAGGTCGACCAGTACGCCGCCGCGGTCCGGGCGCCGGGCGAGGACCGACGCCTGCCCGCCTGGAACGACTGCGAACTCGACCCGGAGACCGTTCGCGAGTTGTCGAATGGAGCCATCGACGAGGCGACGGCCGACTAG
- a CDS encoding aldo/keto reductase: protein MATQTATWAYRDDHDGFARTFFRRYADCVVSSIGVGTYLGDPTDEQDERYHDAIVEALESGINVVDTAINYRNQRSERVVGDAVRDADIDREVALVATKGGFVPFDGDRPADPGRYVLEEYVEPGIVDREDLARGQHAIAPGFVDDQLDRSLSNLELETIDLYYVHNPETQLAERSAEAVYDQLEATFERLEERVSEGDIRHYGVATWEAFRVPEDHDSYLSLPEVVRRARSAADAAGADATHFRAIQLPFNVQMADAFTVEAHQGPDGPQSALEFAHEAGIDVFTSASMLQGRLADGLPQDVAAKLSGETSAQRAINFARSAPGVTSSLVGMGSPEHVAENVAAGTYEPLGAGAFDSVFE, encoded by the coding sequence ATGGCCACGCAGACGGCGACCTGGGCGTACCGCGACGACCACGACGGGTTCGCCCGCACCTTCTTCCGCCGGTACGCCGATTGCGTCGTCTCCAGCATCGGCGTCGGCACGTACCTCGGCGACCCGACCGACGAACAGGACGAGCGTTACCACGACGCCATCGTCGAGGCGCTGGAATCCGGTATCAACGTCGTCGACACGGCGATAAACTACCGGAACCAGCGCTCCGAACGCGTCGTCGGCGACGCCGTCCGGGACGCCGATATCGACCGGGAGGTGGCGCTCGTCGCGACGAAGGGCGGGTTCGTTCCCTTCGACGGCGATCGGCCGGCTGATCCCGGTCGGTACGTCCTGGAGGAGTACGTCGAGCCGGGTATCGTCGACCGCGAGGACCTGGCGCGCGGGCAACACGCAATCGCGCCGGGGTTCGTCGACGACCAGCTGGACCGGTCGCTGTCGAACCTCGAACTGGAGACGATCGACCTCTACTACGTCCACAACCCCGAGACGCAACTCGCCGAGCGGTCGGCCGAGGCGGTGTACGACCAGCTCGAAGCGACCTTCGAGCGACTGGAGGAACGCGTCTCCGAGGGTGATATCCGCCACTACGGCGTCGCGACGTGGGAGGCATTCCGGGTCCCCGAGGACCACGACAGCTACCTCTCCCTGCCGGAGGTCGTCCGGCGCGCTCGCTCGGCGGCCGATGCGGCCGGCGCCGACGCGACCCACTTCCGGGCGATTCAGCTCCCCTTCAACGTGCAGATGGCCGACGCGTTCACCGTCGAAGCCCACCAGGGACCGGACGGCCCGCAGTCGGCCCTCGAGTTCGCCCACGAGGCGGGCATCGACGTGTTCACCAGCGCGTCGATGCTGCAGGGACGACTCGCCGACGGACTTCCCCAGGACGTCGCGGCGAAGCTCTCGGGCGAGACGAGCGCCCAGCGGGCGATCAACTTCGCCCGGAGCGCACCGGGGGTCACCTCGTCGCTCGTCGGGATGGGGTCGCCAGAACACGTCGCCGAGAACGTCGCGGCGGGGACCTACGAGCCCCTGGGCGCCGGTGCGTTCGACTCGGTGTTCGAGTGA